From the Fervidobacterium thailandense genome, one window contains:
- a CDS encoding MFS transporter: MPERLPMWKKWMYALGQLGWSLTSFAVGNTLVYFYMPPEGVQIPQFIQRGAVFFGLTIVGLVLGTSRLFDAVTDPLVATLSDRSTMKLGRRRGFLAISVLPFAVLSFLPFFPPSQNYTVNTIWLFATVIAFYWFMTMYVTPFFAWMSELGHDPNERLLLSTLISVTWAIGYVVGTQIYLFQTLLENAGLTPVRAFQIVTATYGVIGFFLMLLPVIFIDENRYCEKHTVNEGGLEAIVNAFKERNFLVFVLQDLLYWVGLTGISLGLVYYVTVLLKLPKEQASTVQLMMFLLSFLFYVPINVLARKIGKKKLLMVGFIVFSADFAFTALLGRLPLSPQVQSYIVAVLSSIPLAIFGILPNAMVADIAEAHGRETGNYKAAVFFGARTFMQKMGQTVAGLIYPSIFILGRNEINEFGLRLSAIISLIFMVLGYVLLLFYNEAKILKVLANELTGSRD; the protein is encoded by the coding sequence ATGCCAGAAAGGTTACCCATGTGGAAAAAGTGGATGTACGCACTGGGACAACTCGGTTGGTCACTGACGAGTTTTGCCGTGGGGAACACACTTGTTTATTTTTATATGCCACCTGAAGGTGTGCAGATACCTCAGTTTATCCAGAGAGGAGCGGTGTTTTTTGGGCTCACGATAGTTGGGCTCGTACTCGGTACTTCGAGGTTGTTTGATGCCGTGACGGATCCCCTTGTTGCAACACTTTCCGACAGAAGCACGATGAAGCTTGGGCGACGTAGGGGATTCCTGGCCATCAGTGTTTTGCCGTTTGCCGTCCTATCGTTCTTACCGTTCTTCCCACCGTCGCAGAACTACACGGTTAACACGATTTGGCTCTTTGCCACGGTTATAGCGTTTTACTGGTTCATGACCATGTACGTAACACCGTTTTTCGCGTGGATGAGCGAGCTGGGACACGATCCGAACGAAAGACTCTTGTTGAGTACCCTTATTTCCGTGACGTGGGCGATAGGGTACGTAGTAGGAACGCAAATTTATCTATTTCAGACGTTGCTTGAGAATGCAGGCTTAACTCCTGTGAGGGCTTTCCAAATCGTGACAGCGACGTACGGTGTTATCGGTTTCTTCCTGATGCTACTTCCGGTGATATTTATAGACGAGAACAGGTATTGTGAAAAACACACGGTGAACGAAGGCGGCCTCGAGGCTATAGTTAACGCGTTTAAAGAAAGGAATTTTCTGGTATTCGTGCTCCAGGACTTACTTTACTGGGTAGGACTTACGGGTATTAGCTTGGGACTTGTGTACTATGTCACCGTTCTCCTAAAATTACCGAAAGAACAAGCTTCCACCGTCCAGTTAATGATGTTCTTGCTTTCTTTCCTCTTCTATGTACCCATAAACGTTTTAGCGCGCAAGATAGGTAAGAAAAAGCTCCTGATGGTTGGCTTCATCGTCTTCTCGGCGGACTTTGCGTTCACAGCGTTACTTGGACGCTTACCTTTATCTCCACAGGTGCAAAGCTACATCGTCGCGGTACTTTCTTCCATACCACTGGCCATCTTCGGCATACTGCCTAACGCAATGGTGGCGGATATCGCGGAAGCTCACGGAAGGGAAACTGGAAATTACAAAGCCGCGGTCTTCTTTGGTGCGAGGACGTTCATGCAGAAGATGGGACAAACTGTTGCAGGGTTGATCTATCCATCAATCTTCATTCTGGGAAGGAACGAGATAAACGAGTTTGGTTTGAGACTTAGTGCCATCATCTCTCTCATCTTTATGGTTCTGGGTTACGTGCTCTTGCTTTTCTACAACGAAGCGAAGATCTTAAAAGTCCTGGCCAACGAGCTCACGGGTTCTCGTGATTAA
- a CDS encoding metal ABC transporter permease: MELLRDLVNYEFLRNALITVVLSSILSGTVSPVIVYKRMEFIGDGLAHAIFAGVALAVLLDFNVLLGAILATVLFAFLIYQLNKGRFISESTAIGLLLPVFMSIGVVLFSKTERYTTDVTSYLFGNLLLVTKQDILFILVTTVATVLILYTLRYEIAYWIFDEEMANFYGINVKRIKLLVFVLISFTVVATLKVAGVVVMGAFLVIPGVFAKFNTRSFTHAIEKSTIFNISNSILGFLAAYYLDLPPGPTIVLLSFASLMLSLVSRRR; the protein is encoded by the coding sequence ATGGAGCTCTTAAGAGACTTAGTGAATTATGAGTTCCTAAGAAACGCCTTGATAACTGTTGTTCTGAGCTCGATACTTTCCGGAACCGTATCTCCCGTGATCGTGTACAAGAGGATGGAGTTCATAGGTGATGGGCTTGCGCACGCGATCTTCGCCGGTGTGGCGCTCGCCGTGTTGCTGGATTTTAACGTTCTGTTGGGGGCTATCTTGGCCACGGTCTTGTTCGCCTTCTTGATATACCAGCTGAACAAGGGAAGATTCATATCCGAAAGCACGGCCATAGGACTATTACTACCCGTTTTCATGTCGATCGGTGTTGTACTTTTTTCCAAGACTGAGAGGTACACCACCGATGTAACATCATATCTTTTCGGTAACTTGCTTCTCGTCACAAAACAAGATATTTTATTCATCCTTGTGACAACCGTTGCCACAGTCCTCATCCTCTATACTCTCAGATACGAAATCGCTTACTGGATCTTCGATGAAGAGATGGCTAACTTCTACGGTATAAACGTCAAAAGGATTAAGTTACTTGTGTTCGTACTAATTTCATTCACAGTTGTCGCGACGTTGAAGGTGGCTGGCGTTGTCGTAATGGGGGCATTCCTTGTTATTCCAGGTGTTTTCGCAAAATTCAACACTCGTAGTTTCACACACGCCATCGAAAAGTCGACCATATTCAACATTTCAAACTCCATTCTTGGCTTTCTTGCTGCTTACTACCTCGACCTGCCACCGGGACCGACGATCGTCCTTCTATCCTTCGCAAGTCTGATGCTTTCGCTGGTATCCCGCAGACGATAA
- the dnaK gene encoding molecular chaperone DnaK, with protein sequence MAKKEFVVGIDLGTTNSVIAWMKPDGTIEVIPNAEGSRTTPSVVSFTKTGEVIVGEPAKRQLILNPDRTIKSIKRKMGSDYKVRIDDKEYTPQQISAFILKKLKKDAEEYLGGEIKKAVITCPAYFNDAQRQATKEAGIIAGLEVLRIINEPTAAALAYGLDKMEGERKVLVYDLGGGTFDVSILEIGGGVIQVIATSGNNHLGGDDFDQRIIDFLAEEFKKQYGVDLRNDRQALQRLRDAAEKAKIELSSKLETDISLPYITATAEGPLHLEMKLTRAMFESLTRDLVEKTREPIERALSDAKLRPQDIDEIILVGGMTRVPMVQRFIRDIFGKEPNKSVNPDEAVAIGAAIQAAILAGTEGAKDKDVVLVDVTPLTLGVEVKGGLMEPIIPRNTTIPVRKSKIFTTAEDGQTEVEVRVYQGERAMARDNIFLGSFRLIGIPPAPRGVPQIEVTFDIDSDGIVHVSAKELSTGKEQSMVVTGRHQLSSEEIERMIREAQMYEEQDKRKREEVELKNRADDLAYHIDKVLKENGDKVPADIKTRLEDLIRDLRDAINKDDIARVKILYDDLQRESLKIGEYLYKQQAQGGTSSETM encoded by the coding sequence ATGGCTAAAAAGGAGTTCGTAGTTGGTATCGACCTGGGAACGACTAACTCGGTTATTGCGTGGATGAAGCCAGATGGAACTATAGAAGTCATTCCAAACGCGGAAGGTAGCAGGACGACACCGTCCGTAGTTTCGTTCACAAAAACCGGAGAGGTTATCGTTGGTGAACCTGCCAAGAGGCAGTTGATACTTAACCCAGATAGAACGATAAAGTCCATCAAAAGAAAGATGGGAAGCGACTACAAGGTGAGGATCGATGATAAGGAGTACACTCCACAACAGATCAGTGCATTCATACTCAAAAAGCTCAAAAAAGATGCCGAAGAGTACCTCGGTGGTGAGATTAAAAAGGCGGTCATTACTTGTCCAGCTTATTTCAATGATGCACAACGACAGGCCACCAAAGAGGCTGGTATCATAGCCGGGCTCGAAGTGCTTAGAATCATCAACGAGCCCACAGCTGCCGCTTTGGCTTACGGGCTTGATAAGATGGAAGGCGAGCGTAAGGTCCTCGTTTACGACCTCGGTGGTGGTACCTTCGACGTGTCGATCCTTGAAATCGGCGGTGGTGTTATCCAAGTTATTGCAACGAGTGGTAACAACCACCTCGGTGGTGACGACTTTGACCAAAGGATCATCGACTTCCTTGCAGAGGAATTCAAGAAACAATACGGTGTGGACTTAAGAAACGACAGGCAGGCACTCCAGAGGCTTAGGGATGCGGCGGAAAAGGCCAAGATCGAACTCTCATCGAAGCTCGAAACGGATATCAGTCTGCCGTACATCACGGCAACAGCCGAAGGTCCACTCCACCTGGAAATGAAACTTACAAGGGCGATGTTTGAATCACTCACAAGGGATCTTGTGGAGAAAACAAGAGAACCAATTGAAAGGGCCCTCAGCGACGCTAAGCTTAGGCCACAAGACATCGATGAAATCATCCTTGTTGGTGGAATGACCAGGGTCCCGATGGTTCAGAGGTTCATAAGGGACATCTTCGGTAAGGAACCCAACAAGAGCGTGAACCCGGACGAAGCGGTTGCAATAGGTGCTGCTATTCAGGCGGCAATCCTCGCTGGTACCGAAGGTGCAAAAGATAAGGACGTCGTACTCGTGGACGTTACACCGCTCACGCTCGGTGTTGAAGTTAAAGGTGGGTTGATGGAACCGATTATTCCAAGGAACACGACGATTCCAGTTAGAAAGAGCAAGATCTTCACCACCGCGGAAGATGGTCAAACTGAGGTCGAAGTCAGGGTCTACCAAGGTGAGCGTGCGATGGCAAGGGACAACATATTCCTTGGTAGTTTCAGGCTCATTGGTATTCCACCGGCACCACGTGGAGTACCTCAAATTGAAGTCACGTTTGACATAGATAGTGACGGTATCGTGCACGTATCTGCGAAAGAGTTGAGCACCGGTAAAGAACAGTCGATGGTCGTTACCGGTAGGCATCAGTTAAGTAGCGAAGAAATTGAGAGAATGATTCGTGAAGCTCAGATGTACGAAGAACAGGACAAGAGGAAGAGGGAAGAGGTCGAACTTAAGAACCGTGCTGACGATCTTGCATACCACATTGATAAAGTGCTCAAGGAAAACGGTGACAAAGTTCCAGCAGACATCAAGACAAGGCTCGAAGACCTTATCAGGGACTTAAGAGATGCGATCAACAAGGACGACATCGCGCGCGTGAAGATCCTCTACGACGATCTCCAAAGGGAAAGCCTCAAGATTGGCGAATACTTGTACAAACAGCAAGCACAAGGTGGAACGAGTAGCGAGACGATGTAA
- a CDS encoding tetratricopeptide repeat protein, whose protein sequence is MKAIVYLPLKPEVAKSLNLPVKLPVLAEDLLLITDQNNIPLDVILRGLEAQYEVSPDEYWKSYLVFFYYEKFKDLLNKGDYTKAGEYLNKAKALTYDYRFHFYNALLQAKLGNYELAEIEFKQTIALNPSFPLAHYELGNVLFARKDYDEALEYYKRAYELNPEFLLPLMKIGDIYTELGQLDDAEIVYNMVIQKFKGAHPEGFNLQPIPEVYLRLGVVYNLRQQYEKAEKVFKEGLKISKKPEIMYNLSYTLMRLGKHFEAYGLLLELSKEYPVPEVLNELGIIQRRLGLYEEAYETFEKVQDDFRENYERIQYFVEKKSFEEDFLNELKGAEKVLESVEFPFPDALELIIKTTDNDGNLLVDKFTEELGLTPTSTDNNEPDTKWVPYILAAMYIAGTDPIMMEKNATLATIATYGAGLALACSTALLRLYQFLLSGGINVDDFIENVVPELEELHFTFSRTIALLTEKPLDDFFEEECTTYDKLVLSLIKLIGYVPTSEELERVSNTTLKHLGKFFLELTRK, encoded by the coding sequence GTGAAAGCGATAGTGTACTTGCCACTCAAACCTGAAGTGGCAAAATCTCTCAACCTCCCCGTGAAATTACCGGTCCTTGCCGAAGATCTCTTGCTAATAACCGACCAGAACAACATCCCGTTGGACGTGATTCTTCGCGGCCTTGAAGCCCAATATGAAGTCTCACCAGATGAATACTGGAAATCTTATCTTGTGTTCTTTTACTACGAAAAATTCAAAGATCTCCTCAACAAGGGTGATTACACAAAAGCGGGAGAATATTTGAACAAGGCCAAAGCTCTGACATACGATTACAGGTTCCACTTTTACAACGCCCTGCTCCAAGCAAAATTAGGCAATTACGAACTTGCGGAGATCGAATTTAAACAAACCATCGCACTTAACCCATCTTTCCCACTCGCACATTACGAATTAGGTAACGTGCTCTTCGCAAGAAAAGACTACGATGAGGCTCTCGAGTACTATAAGAGAGCCTACGAACTGAATCCGGAATTTTTGCTACCTTTGATGAAAATCGGGGACATCTACACGGAACTCGGCCAACTCGACGATGCGGAGATCGTCTACAACATGGTGATACAGAAGTTCAAAGGTGCTCATCCCGAGGGATTCAACCTACAACCCATTCCAGAAGTCTATCTCAGACTCGGTGTGGTGTATAACCTCCGCCAGCAATACGAAAAGGCTGAAAAAGTCTTCAAAGAAGGGCTCAAAATATCAAAAAAACCGGAAATAATGTACAACCTTTCTTACACACTCATGAGACTTGGTAAACATTTCGAGGCTTATGGATTGTTGCTCGAATTGTCGAAAGAATACCCTGTTCCGGAGGTTCTCAACGAGTTGGGAATCATCCAGCGTAGGCTCGGACTCTACGAAGAGGCTTACGAAACCTTCGAGAAAGTCCAGGACGATTTCAGGGAAAATTACGAACGAATACAGTACTTTGTCGAAAAAAAATCTTTCGAAGAAGACTTTCTCAACGAACTTAAAGGTGCCGAGAAAGTGCTCGAAAGTGTGGAGTTCCCGTTTCCAGACGCCCTTGAGCTCATCATCAAAACAACCGATAACGATGGAAACTTACTTGTGGATAAGTTCACCGAAGAGCTGGGACTCACACCGACAAGTACAGACAACAACGAACCCGATACAAAATGGGTTCCTTATATTTTAGCCGCCATGTACATAGCTGGTACCGATCCTATCATGATGGAAAAAAACGCAACACTGGCTACGATAGCGACCTACGGTGCTGGTCTTGCACTGGCTTGCAGCACGGCGCTACTTAGGTTATACCAGTTCCTTCTTTCAGGTGGAATCAACGTGGATGATTTTATAGAAAATGTTGTACCGGAACTTGAAGAACTCCATTTTACCTTCTCGCGCACAATCGCTTTGCTCACAGAAAAACCTTTGGATGATTTTTTTGAAGAGGAATGTACTACTTATGACAAATTGGTCTTAAGCTTGATCAAACTAATCGGATACGTACCGACAAGTGAAGAGCTCGAAAGAGTTTCAAATACTACCCTTAAACACTTGGGAAAATTCTTCTTGGAACTAACCAGAAAGTAA
- a CDS encoding metal ABC transporter ATP-binding protein, with translation MSREVVLRVEDLTVKLGEVEILRDVSFNVTRGEFVGIIGPNGAGKSTLIRAILGQVPYSGYVGIYGSVGYVPQLPTFNREFPLTVYEFVKLPVRKERDWKEKVEKALESVGMKEFGSKLVGQLSGGQFQRIALARAIVSQPDILLLDEPESGIDEMGKAKFYDLIDELRETRGVTIIMVSHDIGLIFKKCTTIMCLNKTLHCHGPSKEISPLEIKRLFGEFDIWIRSDDHFEVEHRNH, from the coding sequence ATGAGTCGAGAAGTCGTACTGAGAGTCGAGGACCTAACGGTCAAGCTCGGGGAAGTTGAAATCCTCAGGGACGTATCCTTTAACGTGACCAGAGGGGAATTCGTGGGAATAATAGGTCCAAACGGGGCCGGAAAATCTACACTCATTCGCGCCATCCTCGGCCAAGTGCCTTACAGCGGCTACGTCGGAATTTACGGTTCCGTCGGCTACGTTCCGCAGCTACCCACTTTCAACAGAGAGTTCCCGTTAACCGTGTACGAATTCGTTAAACTCCCGGTTAGGAAGGAACGTGACTGGAAGGAGAAAGTGGAAAAAGCTCTCGAAAGCGTTGGTATGAAGGAATTCGGTTCCAAACTCGTCGGTCAACTCTCCGGTGGGCAATTTCAGAGGATTGCGTTGGCAAGGGCCATCGTATCGCAACCCGATATACTTCTCCTTGACGAGCCGGAGTCGGGGATAGACGAGATGGGAAAAGCGAAATTCTACGACCTGATAGATGAACTCCGGGAAACACGTGGTGTGACAATAATCATGGTCAGTCACGACATCGGACTTATATTCAAGAAATGCACAACGATCATGTGCTTGAACAAAACCTTGCACTGTCACGGCCCATCGAAAGAAATCTCCCCCTTAGAAATTAAAAGGCTGTTCGGCGAATTCGATATCTGGATCAGATCTGATGACCATTTCGAAGTTGAACACAGGAATCATTAA
- a CDS encoding sensor histidine kinase, translating to MSTKKANPFVVLKVISIVSLMTLFSLVSKIYINNWEQSLNTTLESFSKTLSHAVWTLNRELIEASIKNMIYVKDILEILVLDDKGEVLARVSHDKRSNTKLEKFFNLKKSVKRFLIYYKGFFAGQVYFRYYYYTATVFLLLLTVIFVSFMLSAYFAIDNLEKNRKLKNMLQELNDANTELELTLNELEATQQKVINSEKMAALGKLMVNIAHDVNTPTGVIYGSSTELLTRVEIIHEKYLNDELTEKDFEEFIATCRELLDIIVRNSEKIRELVQSLKRVAMQEVTQVYSTVKVKDLVDDVLRTMHPRLRKTKAQIHVNVPDNLTVRTIPGAWVQILMNLIDNSVVHGFEYDNPGNIYISFYEKNGKLVLEYRDDGKGMDKETKTRAFEPFFTTDSLHGTGLGLSIVHQLAVEVLHGDIELYSEPGKGVTIIVSAPLNHENP from the coding sequence GTGAGCACGAAAAAAGCGAATCCTTTCGTAGTTTTGAAAGTGATAAGTATCGTTTCCTTAATGACTCTTTTTTCTTTGGTTTCAAAGATCTACATCAACAACTGGGAACAAAGCCTTAACACGACACTCGAATCTTTTTCGAAGACTTTGTCACACGCTGTTTGGACTTTGAACAGGGAGCTAATAGAAGCTTCCATAAAAAACATGATTTACGTGAAGGATATACTGGAGATCCTGGTGCTTGACGATAAGGGTGAAGTACTCGCACGCGTTAGTCACGATAAAAGGTCGAACACCAAGCTCGAAAAGTTTTTCAATCTTAAGAAAAGTGTCAAGAGGTTCCTCATCTACTATAAGGGGTTTTTCGCCGGTCAAGTTTACTTTAGATACTATTACTACACCGCCACCGTATTCTTACTGTTACTCACGGTTATTTTTGTATCGTTCATGTTATCAGCTTACTTTGCAATCGATAATCTGGAGAAAAACAGGAAGCTCAAAAATATGCTGCAAGAACTAAACGACGCAAACACCGAGTTGGAACTGACACTCAACGAGCTCGAGGCAACACAGCAAAAGGTGATAAACTCGGAGAAAATGGCCGCGTTAGGAAAACTGATGGTCAACATCGCGCACGATGTAAACACACCAACAGGGGTCATATACGGCTCCTCAACGGAGTTACTGACGCGCGTAGAAATAATCCATGAAAAATACTTGAACGACGAGCTCACTGAAAAAGATTTCGAAGAGTTCATCGCCACGTGTAGGGAACTTCTGGATATCATTGTACGCAATTCTGAAAAAATCAGGGAACTCGTGCAAAGTTTAAAAAGAGTTGCCATGCAAGAAGTCACACAAGTCTATTCCACAGTCAAGGTTAAAGACCTGGTTGACGATGTGCTTCGTACGATGCACCCAAGGTTGAGAAAGACAAAAGCACAGATCCACGTGAATGTCCCCGATAACCTCACCGTCCGAACGATTCCTGGAGCATGGGTTCAGATCCTCATGAACCTCATAGACAACTCCGTCGTGCACGGTTTTGAATACGACAACCCGGGAAACATTTATATTTCTTTCTACGAAAAGAACGGCAAGCTCGTCTTAGAGTACAGGGACGATGGTAAGGGAATGGATAAAGAAACAAAGACCCGCGCCTTCGAGCCGTTTTTCACAACGGATTCACTGCACGGCACGGGCCTCGGTTTGAGCATTGTTCATCAACTTGCTGTAGAAGTGCTTCATGGAGATATCGAGCTTTACAGCGAACCTGGAAAGGGAGTAACAATCATCGTCTCTGCACCACTTAATCACGAGAACCCGTGA
- a CDS encoding substrate-binding periplasmic protein: protein MKKSALALFILLLAGLIFSQTILYTYVQAVEPKYIVEKGIVKGVCGDIIEALNRELSKQKISIVYRDFNAKTNAQILEDLKKGKIQIFVGLGLNDERAKEYKYISVPLYSLNEALLVLKGNATRVFAKTNLRIGVIESTLTSRNVERLFPQGRTFTYKTMGEALNALSKRSIDAILHTSLSLGYYASKFDNFELVRLIAEKYYHYILFSKDVPDRIVQAVESALKNIISRDEIKRILKLYGVDHYVKEGNLVELVTIDWPPYHYFDGNKVFGVDTEVITKVLTNLGFTVSIQVLPPSRAIQMLNQKTVDGIFSVWRTAEREQLFEYSKEPLSYTYEGFWYLKENEKIIRELLNNRSSACAFVNGYGYDKIFENFKCSRLLVDSDEQGIRLVYRGKVVAFATDYRSGHYWVEKLGYTERFSFMSVSKEKRPQYLAFSKTIQGKLLSQVFSQELKKFKSSGAYVEILKKYDIENW, encoded by the coding sequence TTGAAAAAATCAGCTTTGGCACTTTTTATCCTCCTACTCGCTGGACTGATCTTTTCGCAAACGATTCTCTATACGTACGTGCAAGCCGTTGAGCCAAAGTACATAGTTGAAAAGGGAATCGTGAAGGGTGTCTGTGGTGACATCATCGAAGCACTCAACAGAGAACTTTCAAAACAAAAGATAAGTATCGTATATCGGGATTTCAACGCGAAAACAAACGCGCAGATACTTGAAGATCTGAAAAAGGGAAAGATACAGATATTCGTTGGGCTTGGACTGAACGACGAACGCGCGAAGGAATACAAGTACATCAGCGTACCCCTTTACAGTCTTAACGAAGCTCTTCTCGTGCTCAAAGGAAACGCAACGCGGGTCTTCGCTAAGACCAACTTGAGGATTGGTGTTATAGAGTCGACACTCACATCGCGCAATGTTGAGCGCCTTTTTCCACAAGGCAGGACATTTACATACAAGACAATGGGAGAAGCATTGAATGCTCTTTCGAAGCGTTCCATAGATGCAATCCTGCACACAAGTCTGAGCTTAGGATACTACGCTTCCAAGTTCGACAATTTCGAACTCGTGCGGTTGATAGCCGAGAAGTATTATCATTACATCCTATTTTCAAAAGATGTACCCGACAGGATCGTTCAAGCTGTGGAAAGTGCACTCAAAAATATAATCTCCCGAGATGAAATAAAGCGCATTTTGAAACTTTACGGTGTTGACCATTACGTTAAGGAAGGGAACCTTGTTGAACTTGTAACTATCGACTGGCCGCCATACCACTACTTCGATGGTAACAAAGTCTTCGGCGTGGATACGGAGGTAATCACGAAAGTTCTGACCAACCTCGGATTCACAGTATCAATTCAAGTCTTACCTCCGTCGAGGGCCATACAGATGCTGAACCAGAAGACAGTTGACGGTATTTTTTCCGTTTGGAGAACCGCCGAGAGGGAGCAGTTATTCGAATATTCAAAGGAACCATTAAGCTACACCTATGAAGGATTCTGGTACCTTAAAGAAAACGAGAAAATCATCCGTGAGCTGTTAAACAACCGAAGTTCCGCCTGCGCTTTTGTGAACGGTTATGGTTACGATAAAATTTTTGAGAACTTCAAGTGTAGCCGCTTATTGGTCGATTCCGACGAGCAGGGAATTAGATTGGTTTACAGGGGAAAGGTTGTAGCTTTTGCGACTGACTACAGGAGTGGACATTACTGGGTGGAGAAGCTGGGTTACACTGAGAGATTTTCCTTTATGAGTGTCTCGAAAGAGAAAAGACCGCAGTACTTGGCCTTCAGTAAAACCATCCAGGGAAAGCTTCTGTCGCAAGTCTTCTCACAGGAACTGAAGAAGTTTAAATCTTCAGGCGCTTACGTGGAGATTTTGAAAAAGTACGACATCGAAAATTGGTGA
- a CDS encoding metal ABC transporter substrate-binding protein: protein MRKIVLFFFLFTLFLSMNTNLLATKRVVCTLNPYFLIVKEISGGKLDVGLLIKPGANPHTFSPTVNDAKMLSSANLIVANGLGVDNAYLKSYRNVLYVGERIPKEFLKSDEVHQDDEHGNINPHVWLYPKFLSKYIVPVIRDELSRIDPSNATLYRRNAERLIGELNKLDKRFSELLNPYRGSVVILEHPSYFYLFEFNGIELLALEEGHGKQPSTEKIKSIIKTAKEKKLLGIFVGPQFNKSAIEVVSKELGRNYYILDPLGYNVSTIVELFENAYKTLERAIKEAK, encoded by the coding sequence ATGAGGAAGATTGTCCTGTTCTTTTTTCTGTTCACTCTATTTCTGTCCATGAATACAAACCTGCTTGCTACGAAAAGGGTAGTCTGCACACTGAATCCATACTTTCTTATCGTAAAGGAGATCTCCGGTGGAAAGTTGGACGTCGGACTTCTTATAAAACCCGGGGCTAACCCACACACGTTCAGTCCCACCGTTAATGATGCGAAGATGTTGAGTAGCGCTAACCTCATCGTGGCAAACGGTTTGGGTGTGGACAATGCCTACTTGAAAAGCTACCGCAACGTGCTTTACGTGGGAGAAAGGATTCCAAAAGAGTTTCTGAAGTCCGACGAAGTTCACCAGGACGACGAGCATGGAAATATTAACCCACACGTTTGGTTGTATCCAAAATTTCTCTCAAAGTACATAGTTCCCGTGATACGGGATGAATTGAGCCGTATTGACCCGTCAAACGCAACTCTTTACCGAAGGAACGCCGAGAGGTTAATTGGAGAGCTAAACAAGCTTGATAAACGCTTTTCCGAACTCTTGAACCCCTACAGAGGATCCGTGGTCATACTTGAACATCCATCGTACTTTTATCTGTTTGAATTCAATGGTATTGAACTTCTCGCACTCGAAGAGGGCCACGGAAAACAGCCATCCACCGAGAAGATAAAGTCGATAATTAAGACGGCAAAAGAGAAAAAGCTGCTTGGAATATTCGTCGGTCCCCAGTTCAACAAATCTGCGATAGAGGTTGTCTCCAAGGAGCTCGGTAGAAACTACTACATCCTCGATCCGCTTGGATACAACGTTTCAACTATCGTTGAACTTTTTGAAAACGCGTACAAAACTCTTGAACGAGCCATAAAGGAAGCGAAGTGA